AAAATGTTATACAAGATTGAGCACATTACCCGATATGCCTATAGTAAAGAGGTCTTCTTAGAACCCCACATAGTTAGACTGCGCCCAAGGTCAGATTGTTCTCAGGTTCTTAAGAACTTCGAGATTTCAGTTAAGCCTACACCCACTGGAATATCAGAGATTATTGATGCTGGAGGAGATTCTATCTTCTTATGGTTTGAGGAGCTTACAGATTCTCTGGAGATAACTTGCACTTCGGAAGTCGAAACTAAAAGAGAAAACCCTTTTGATTATATCCTGGCCACTGATAGAGCCCACCGTTTGCCTATGGAATATAAAATTGCAAATAAGAGAATACTTGAGCCCTATAGGTTTCCTTCTTCAGATTACAGTGAAGATTTTGAAGGTTTTGTTGCAAAGATTCTATTAGAATCAGAAAATAGCTCAATGAAATTTTTATCTACTTTGACTAATTATATATTCGATAATTTTGAGCATGAAATAAGAGAAGAGGGCCCAGCGAGAGAGCCGGAGGAGACACTTTCAAGGAAAAAGGGGTCTTGCAGAGATTTTGTGGTTCTATTTGCTGAGGCTGCAAGGAGCATGGGATTTGCCTCAAGATTCGTGAGTGGCTACACCGAGGGGGATTTAGCGCTTATGCAGAATCACCTTCATGCATGGGCAGAGGTATATTTGCCGGGCGGCGGATGGAGAGGGTACGATCCTACATTAGGCCTTGCAGTATCGGATCAGC
This region of Thermodesulfobacteriota bacterium genomic DNA includes:
- a CDS encoding transglutaminase family protein, whose amino-acid sequence is MLYKIEHITRYAYSKEVFLEPHIVRLRPRSDCSQVLKNFEISVKPTPTGISEIIDAGGDSIFLWFEELTDSLEITCTSEVETKRENPFDYILATDRAHRLPMEYKIANKRILEPYRFPSSDYSEDFEGFVAKILLESENSSMKFLSTLTNYIFDNFEHEIREEGPAREPEETLSRKKGSCRDFVVLFAEAARSMGFASRFVSGYTEGDLALMQNHLHAWAEVYLPGGGWRGYDPTLGLAVSDQHIAVTTGASPKQAAPVSGSFRGTGAEAIMGYEISISK